Proteins encoded together in one Carya illinoinensis cultivar Pawnee chromosome 3, C.illinoinensisPawnee_v1, whole genome shotgun sequence window:
- the LOC122304003 gene encoding uncharacterized protein LOC122304003: MADYMEEDQETIPTSPRQASSSSFSSSSYVLLLRVMSKRRTWVCIFVTVYAMLLTSSWNSLKSILSWYKLQAQQSSSASRWPALYASVLLGAVFGVLSMVAALAVLVPATLVTWITIMVLLTFFGKPRTALVVEGRKITREIVGFVVKILLKEGNVVAAVCAVLGYFALVKRNSEGDLVKR, encoded by the coding sequence ATGGCAGACTACATGGAAGAAGACCAAGAAACCATACCCACTTCACCAAGACAGGCATCATCCTCATCCTTTTCATCATCATCGTACGTCTTACTTCTTAGGGTTATGAGCAAAAGGAGAACATGGGTATGTATTTTTGTTACCGTATATGCCATGCTTTTAACTTCGTCCTGGAATTCCCTCAAATCCATACTTTCTTGGTACAAATTACAAGCCCAGCAGTCTTCCTCAGCTTCTAGATGGCCTGCCCTCTATGCCTCTGTGCTTCTTGGGGCTGTTTTTGGGGTGCTTTCAATGGTTGCAGCCCTTGCAGTGTTGGTTCCTGCCACTTTGGTGACATGGATCACAATTATGGTTTTACTCACCTTCTTTGGGAAGCCCAGGACGGCTTTGGTTGTGGAAGGGAGGAAGATTACTAGGGAAATTGTTGGCTTTGTGGTCAAGATCTTGTTGAAGGAAGGGAATGTTGTGGCCGCTGTTTGTGCTGTTTTGGGTTACTTTGCACTTGTCAAGAGGAATAGTGAGGGAGATTTAGTGAAGAGGTAA